The genome window GCATGCAGTATGGGCAGGGCTTCAGTTTGCTGTAGTCAGCCTCCTCCAGTTCTCCGTAAGTGAAGGCGTTCAGCGGCAGGAACTTCTTCTTCACGCTGGCACAGTCCGCCACAGAATGATACAGGGAGCCGCCCTTCGGGTTGTAGTACAGAGGTGTATCGTCCTCCGGTATTTTCACCTGCCGTCCCTGATAATCCTCCCAGATGACCAGCTTGATGCAGTTTTTATCCTTGCGTTTCTTGATCAGGTTTGCCAGTACCGACATGTTATAACCCGCCGTGTTCTTCTTCGCCTGCACCCGGATGCAGCCGTGGCTTGCCCGGTTTCCGAGGATCTCTTCAAATCCGCGGAAGTTCTTGGTTCCGTCCGCGTTTTTCCGGTGGGGAACCTCATGGATATAGTCAGCAGCATTGAACTTCAGGGCATAGCTGCAGACCATGCCTGACTCCTCGTCGTTCAGGGAGCCCGTCTTGGTATAGATAATCAGGTATTCACCGGACCGGGTTTCGTTATAGGGCTGCTGTTTTTTTGCGTCCGGATTGTATTTGCCTGTGGACACCGCCAGGGACGTTTCCAGGTGGCCGTCCTTGAACAGGTACAGCCGCTGGGTCAGCTTGTCGATAATGATGCCGTAGTTCTGGTTGACGTTAACGGTCTTCAGCTTTTTAGTCAGGATATAGCCGGTCACAAAGGCATTGAAGTTCAGCACCTTGCTGTCATGGAAGCTGGTGGAATAGGTCTGCACCTTGGTCCATCCGTTATCCAGCGTTTCCAGCACCCGCAGGCCCTGGCTCTGGCCGGTGACCATGCCGATCCCCTCGCTGTTTTCATCCGGTTCGGAATAGATCACCGTCTGCTTGTTCATGTCGATGTCCGCCACTGTGATCGGGGCAGTCAGCATCTTCCAGATGGCTTTCTCGTCCTCCAGGTTCATCGGCGTACACCAGTAGCTGCCCGTGTCATCCTGCGCCGGCTCCTCTTCGGAGCGGTATGCCGGGGTGATCTCAGAAGGTTCCGGTTCCACACCCAGCAGGAAATCCTCACCCTGCGCGCCGCAGGCTGAAAACAGGATCATAAACAGTAGTATAAATGTAATCGCTCTGCGCATTTCATTCCTCCGCCGCCGGTTTCCGCGGCCCGCATATTTTATCATGCGCCGCTCTTCACTGTCAAAAAACCGGTCTGTCTAAAAAACGATAAACCCCTTGATTTTCTTCCCCGGTGGGGGTATACTGCCTGTATCCTTTCCAGATGAAGGGAAACACGCGGTCAGGATACCGGTTCACAGAGAGCGGGAAAAGGTGCAAGCCCGCAGCAAGGCCCTGATACGATACCATTCCCGGATGAAAAGCGGCTGCCGCCCGATACCGCGGCTCAATGAGTGGTTTTACAACAAGCAGGGTGGAACCGCGAATGCTTATCCAGCATCCGTCCCGGCACAAGAATGCAGGGCGGATGTTTTTTTGTACACAGACGCCCGGAAACAAAAGGAGGGTAAACCCATGAAGATCATCTACAACGACGGTCATGTTGCGGAATGTCCTGAAGATCAGGAACTGGAAGTTCTCCGCCACTCCGCGGCCCACATCATGGCCCAGGCGGTGAAACGCCTGTACCCCGACGCCCACTTTGCCTATGGTCCCGCCACTGAAAAGGGTTTCCATTATGACATCGACCTGGGCGACGTCAAACTCACGGATGAGGATCTGCCCGCCATCCAGGCGGAAATGCAGAAGATCGTGAAGGAGAATCTCCCCTTCAAGGTCTATCCCCTGCCCCGTGACGAGGCGGTTCAGCTGATGAAGGACCGCGGCGAGATCTACAAGGTAGAGCACATCGCTGACCTGGCCGATGATGCTGTCATCACCTTCTATCAGCAGGGTGACTACATTGACATGTGCGTCGGTCCGCACCTCACCTACACCAAGGCTCTGAAGGCTTTCAAGCTCACAGCCCTTTCCGGTGCCTACTGGAAGAACAACCAGAACAATAAGATGCTCACCCGTCTCAACGGCGTTGCCTTCCGCAACCAGGAAGAGCTGGCCGCCTATGAGAAGCAGGTGGAGGAAGCCAAAGCCCGTGACCACCGCCGCATCGGCCGTGAGATGGGCCTGTTCATGACAGACGACCTGGTCGGTAAGGGACTGCCCATGTTCCTGCCCAAGGGATATACCGTCTGGCGTGAGCTGGAAAACTACATCCGGGATAAGGAACTCCGCCTGGGTTATCAGCATGTTATGACCCCCTGCGTCGGCACCGTCGATCTGTATCGCACCAGCGGCCACTGGGATCATTACAAGGACAACATGTTCCCCGCCATGGAGGTGGAAGGCGAAAGCTTCGTGCTGCGCCCCATGAACTGTCCCCATCACATGATGATCTACGCCAACCGCCTGCATTCCTACCGCGATCTGCCCATCCGCATCGGTGAAATCGCCCACGATTTCCGGTTCGAGCCCAGCGGCACCCTGAAGGGGATTGAGCGCGGCCGTCACTTCTGCCAGAATGACGCTCACCTGTTCGTCACTCCCGAGCAGATCAAGGACGAGGTTGCCAGTGTGGTCAGCCTGATCCGCGAAGTGTATCAGGATTTCCACATCACGGACTACCGCTGTGTCCTGAGCCTGCGGGATCCGGAAGATAAGGTCAAGTATCATCAGGATGATGAAATGTGGAACCGTGCTGAATCCGCCCTGCGTGAAGTACTGAAGGAGCTGAACATCGACTTCACGGAAGAGATCGGTGAAGCGGCCTTCTACGGTCCGAAGCTGGACGTGAACGTCAAACCCGCCATCGGTGCCGAGTACACCCTGAGCACCTGTCAGCTGGACTTCTGCCTGCCGGCCAAGTTCAACCTGAAGTATGTGGACCAGGACGGTTCCGAAAAGACCCCCGTCGTGCTTCACCGCGCAATCCTGGGTTCCATCGACCGCTTCATGGCTTACCTGATCGAGGAAACCAAGGGTGCCTTCCCGCTGTGGGTTGCTCCCGTACAGGTCAAGGTGCTCCCCGTCAGCGACAAGAGCATGGAATATGCGGCAAAGATCACCAATGCCCTGCTGGACGACGGTATCCGCGCTGAGCTGGACGAGCGTAACGAAAAGATCGGCTACAAGATCCGTTACGCCCGCCAGGAGGACAAGGTTCCCTACATGCTGATCATCGGCGAGAAGGAAATCAACGAGAACACGGTTTCCGTCCGCGACCGCGCAACAGACCAGACCACCTCCATGACCCTGGATGAACTGATCAAAAAGCTTGAAAAGGAAATCACGGAACGCCTGTAATTGAAAAGAGGTGTATATGCAATGATCTGTCCGAACTGCCAGGCTGAAAACGACTCTTTCGCCTCAACCTGCCATGCCTGCGGAGCCCCGCTGGAGCAGGCCGGCCGTGCAGCGTCGCCCGAAGCCGTGAAGGCTGTCACCACCACCGGCCTGGTCCTGGGCAAAAAAGCCCGTGAGCTCCGGCTCAACACTCCGGTGGATCCTCATGCCCTCATCAGCGCCCGTGCCTATAACGGCACCATCGCGGTTGTGCTCCTGTGGGGCCTGCTGGTCAATTACCTGCTGTGTGAGTTTGTCGGCACCTCAATCTTTACCGTCAATCCCATCGTCCTGCTGGTCGGTTATATGGTGCTTGCCCTCTGCGGTATCATCATTTCTTCCAGGTCCCGTAACCCGCTGATCAGTTTTCTGGGGTACAACCTGGTGGTGATTCCCTTCGGGCTGGTTATTACCCTGATGGTGGAAACCTACGGCGGCATCGGCTCCAAAGTGGTATCGGACGCCTTCCTGTACACTCTGCTGATTTCCATCGGCATGATGGCCTGCGTTATGATCGCCCCGGATTTCTTTTCCAGACTGGGCGGTACCCTCGCCGGTGTGCTGATCGGCCTGATCGTCTGTGAGATCCTTCTGCTGATTTTCGGCGTGAAGCAGCAGATTACAGACTGGCTCGTTGCCGGTCTCTTCTGCCTGTATATTGGCTATGATATCCACCGTGCCCAGCAGTTCTCCTTTACCCTGGACAACGCGGTGGACTCTGCACTGGACATCTATATGGATATCGCCAATCTCTTCATCCGGATCCTGAGCATCCTCGGAAAAAGAAGAGACTGATTGATTTCCAAAGCAAAATTCCCCGTACCTTGCGGTACGGGGTTTTCTTTTGGTCTTCATCCACATGCATCCGTCAAACGGCAAACGGCAAACATTATGAATTATGAATTATAAATTCACCTTCAGTACATTCGCGCAGAAACCGGGAAGCTTCTCCGGCAGCCTCACCAGGAGAACGCCCAGCTCCTTCCTGAATTCAACTGCTCCGTATCCCAGCAGCTCCACGCTCTTCACTTCGTCCTCCGCAAAGCTGCGCAGCGTCACTGTTTCTCCGCCCTTCGCGCCCAGCAGGAAGGCGTATACTGTGCCGTCCTTCTGTACGAAGCGGACGTCGCTCAGGTTCCAGTCGGTCTTTTCCTCAGTGAAGCCGTCAATCTTCACCCTGGTTTCCCCTTCGCCGAAGGTCCGCCACGGCCTCGTTCCGTATACTGCCTCACTGTTGATTGCGAACCACTCTGCCAGCTTGTCCAGGATGAATTCCGCGTCCTCATCGATGGTGCCGTCCGGCCTCTGGAGGACGTTCAGCAGCATGACGCCGTTCTTGGAGATGATATCCACCAGCATCTCAATGATCTGTTCCGGACTCTTGTAGGGATAATGCACATCATAGAACCAGTTGCCGATGCAGGTGTCCGTATGCCAGGGTTCCGGCATGATACCGGGCAGCTGGCTCTTCTCGATATCCAGCACGCCAACGCTGAAGATTTCTTCCCGCCGGTCCTTCTGCAGGTAAACAGCCCGGTTCTCTCCATACCGGTCAATGGAGGTATTATAAAGCCTCGCTACTGCCTGCAGGCCGCGGTCGTACACCGAAAGGTCTTTCAATTCGCCCTGCTCCGCCATCCAGTGTTCCCCGAAAGGCAGTACGCCGTCGGAATACAGCAAATCCGGCTGGAACCGGTCGATCATCTCATTAACGCACTTCAGCCAGTAGTCCCGGAACTGTTCATTCCCTGTATACCACGGGTTAAGGTCCTCCCCTGTTCCGTGTCCCTGGTTTGCGTGATAGAAATCCTGATAAGCCGGATCATTGCCGTCATAGGGCACACCTGCATAGGGTCCGGTCTTGTCGCAGCCTTTGTTCACCCGCCACCAGGAAAAGGATGCCCCCAGGTGTTCACTGATGCCGAAGGGCAGGTGGTACTTGTCCGCCGCAGCCTTCCACATGGCCAGGATATCCTTTCCCGGTCCAACGTTCACACTGTTCATGCGGTTGATTTTGGAGTCATAGTTAAAGAAATGGTCATGATGCACTGCCTGTGTCATCAGGTACCGGGCCCCGGCCTTGTAGTATTTCGCCATCAGTGCGTCCGGATCAAACTTCTCCGCCTTCCACAGGGCGCAGATATCCTTATACCCGAATTTGGAAGGATGCCCGTAATGCCGCAGGTGGTATTCATACTGCGGCTGTCCCTGGATATACATATTCCGGGCATACCAGTCCCCGAACATCGGTACGCTTTGGGGACCCCAGTGGCTCCAGATTCCGAATTTGGCATCCCGGAACCATTCCGGTGCGGAATATTGCCGCAGTGACTCAAACGTCGGTTCAAACTTCATATTTGCAACCCGCTCTTTCTTTGTTGTATTGGCTGCCTCCATTATACACGAAACGTTTCTGTTGCCTACTGTTTTTTTTATTTACAGATAAAAAAAGCATGTACGTTTCCCGTACACGCTTTCAGCATCAATGATGATATTATGAATTCTTTGCGAAGACAGCTTTTCTGAGCGTCTGTGTGATCAAAGCCGTTGCGGCGACTTTGATCGCGTCTCCCGGCAGGAACGGGATTACGCACAGGGAGAGCGCAGCCCCAAGGGCGTTCCCTGTATGCTGCATGAAGACGATCGTTCCGATGGCGTACAGAACCACTG of Aristaeella lactis contains these proteins:
- a CDS encoding alpha-L-fucosidase, with protein sequence MEAANTTKKERVANMKFEPTFESLRQYSAPEWFRDAKFGIWSHWGPQSVPMFGDWYARNMYIQGQPQYEYHLRHYGHPSKFGYKDICALWKAEKFDPDALMAKYYKAGARYLMTQAVHHDHFFNYDSKINRMNSVNVGPGKDILAMWKAAADKYHLPFGISEHLGASFSWWRVNKGCDKTGPYAGVPYDGNDPAYQDFYHANQGHGTGEDLNPWYTGNEQFRDYWLKCVNEMIDRFQPDLLYSDGVLPFGEHWMAEQGELKDLSVYDRGLQAVARLYNTSIDRYGENRAVYLQKDRREEIFSVGVLDIEKSQLPGIMPEPWHTDTCIGNWFYDVHYPYKSPEQIIEMLVDIISKNGVMLLNVLQRPDGTIDEDAEFILDKLAEWFAINSEAVYGTRPWRTFGEGETRVKIDGFTEEKTDWNLSDVRFVQKDGTVYAFLLGAKGGETVTLRSFAEDEVKSVELLGYGAVEFRKELGVLLVRLPEKLPGFCANVLKVNL
- a CDS encoding Bax inhibitor-1 family protein, giving the protein MICPNCQAENDSFASTCHACGAPLEQAGRAASPEAVKAVTTTGLVLGKKARELRLNTPVDPHALISARAYNGTIAVVLLWGLLVNYLLCEFVGTSIFTVNPIVLLVGYMVLALCGIIISSRSRNPLISFLGYNLVVIPFGLVITLMVETYGGIGSKVVSDAFLYTLLISIGMMACVMIAPDFFSRLGGTLAGVLIGLIVCEILLLIFGVKQQITDWLVAGLFCLYIGYDIHRAQQFSFTLDNAVDSALDIYMDIANLFIRILSILGKRRD
- a CDS encoding L,D-transpeptidase, which gives rise to MRRAITFILLFMILFSACGAQGEDFLLGVEPEPSEITPAYRSEEEPAQDDTGSYWCTPMNLEDEKAIWKMLTAPITVADIDMNKQTVIYSEPDENSEGIGMVTGQSQGLRVLETLDNGWTKVQTYSTSFHDSKVLNFNAFVTGYILTKKLKTVNVNQNYGIIIDKLTQRLYLFKDGHLETSLAVSTGKYNPDAKKQQPYNETRSGEYLIIYTKTGSLNDEESGMVCSYALKFNAADYIHEVPHRKNADGTKNFRGFEEILGNRASHGCIRVQAKKNTAGYNMSVLANLIKKRKDKNCIKLVIWEDYQGRQVKIPEDDTPLYYNPKGGSLYHSVADCASVKKKFLPLNAFTYGELEEADYSKLKPCPYCMPSPRKEALEEINRIHQESSPGEVMPVYEEKKAKKKK
- the thrS gene encoding threonine--tRNA ligase, with translation MKIIYNDGHVAECPEDQELEVLRHSAAHIMAQAVKRLYPDAHFAYGPATEKGFHYDIDLGDVKLTDEDLPAIQAEMQKIVKENLPFKVYPLPRDEAVQLMKDRGEIYKVEHIADLADDAVITFYQQGDYIDMCVGPHLTYTKALKAFKLTALSGAYWKNNQNNKMLTRLNGVAFRNQEELAAYEKQVEEAKARDHRRIGREMGLFMTDDLVGKGLPMFLPKGYTVWRELENYIRDKELRLGYQHVMTPCVGTVDLYRTSGHWDHYKDNMFPAMEVEGESFVLRPMNCPHHMMIYANRLHSYRDLPIRIGEIAHDFRFEPSGTLKGIERGRHFCQNDAHLFVTPEQIKDEVASVVSLIREVYQDFHITDYRCVLSLRDPEDKVKYHQDDEMWNRAESALREVLKELNIDFTEEIGEAAFYGPKLDVNVKPAIGAEYTLSTCQLDFCLPAKFNLKYVDQDGSEKTPVVLHRAILGSIDRFMAYLIEETKGAFPLWVAPVQVKVLPVSDKSMEYAAKITNALLDDGIRAELDERNEKIGYKIRYARQEDKVPYMLIIGEKEINENTVSVRDRATDQTTSMTLDELIKKLEKEITERL